Proteins from a single region of Hordeum vulgare subsp. vulgare chromosome 6H, MorexV3_pseudomolecules_assembly, whole genome shotgun sequence:
- the LOC123404642 gene encoding titin isoform X2: protein MSTAEAAESVATRQKKKKKPKLKHVEVGVARSQSPHASESLPAAPFLQTPTQSPAPGTPIPQEAGAAATKERKIRKEQKAASPLLPPKPNLEEGEEGAGMATTKKKQQRRKEIMPSSPCASAAKAPILEPEGKVTKKKRKRRMEQEQEQEPWGKSPLPLHSGHACNPCLRSPAPEILTLTEAVAMIRERNRPSKEHRLDVLPFAQNPTFEEERGKKKKKEHKRVEQRFLSPSTSVAAEAPIREQEMKIIKKQPSDQSQEPSGNSPLPLHLGHACNPLPAAPLLQPPAPEILTLTEAAAMIREMNRPSKEHKVEALPFAPNPTFEEERGKKKKHKRVEQRFLSPSTAVAAEAPIREQEMKMIKKQSSDQSQEPSGNSPLPLHLGHACNPLPAAPRLQPPAPEILTLAEAAGMIREKNMPSKELKLDVLPFAPNPTFEEERGKKKKKEHKRLEQRFLSPSTYVAAEAPIREQEMKMIKKQPSDQSQEPSGNSPLPFHLGHACNPLPAAPLLQPPAPEILTLAEAAAMIRERNRPSKEHKLDVLPFAQNPTFEEEHGEEAMMAKKKKKCKCVQQTFVAAETPIQEQEVKVTKKRKQRRGLEPSSNLPLPLHPSHVSVPKLAAPFLQSPAPEIITLGEAGAAVKIGKRKMRKEQKVAALSFAQNPTLEEKQGEEAMTATIKKERKRVEQILSSPTSVVAETPVQEQEVKVTKKQKQRRATLPLDPCQSRCVQSQGAKTPLEEEGENDGCKGIKKSNGKKPRVRVLSKRELIQEARKQPKLLPEGFVPFSNFVASCTEQNADRPPYSAFFDQFRYNPVCEDRRPPLPRTPDRVARLPPRGYSSFESSQLAANEASRPDTTLASKTKQQDSGSGSQEKVSVEVKENPENKTREKKQRKLSGKSRLPFDPSQTCCVQLQGTKALPEEDQETSKAFKANNSVESKSKKEDSASGSTSGSQKKQIVKEKTTPEKKTRISKRRPVFTAAEKRSDKYRRVPLDQLVSPPRSPHNLLQEKYASDPWKVILICVFLNLTQGIQVKRMLEGFFERYPDPLSAINADPDKMAEYLAPLGLNNVRTRNIKKLSKQYVGNEWTHVTQLCGVGKYAADAYAIFCAGRAREVVPDDHKLVDYWNYVCFELPMAQMD from the exons ATGTCCACGGCGGAGGCGGCGGAGAGTGTGGCGACgcggcagaagaagaagaagaagccgaaGCTGAAGCACGTGGAGGTGGGGGTGGCTCGGTCGCAGTCTCCCCATGCCTCCGAATCCCTGCCTGCTGCCCCGTTCCTTCAAACCCCAACCCAATCCCCGGCTCCCGGAACCCCAATCCCGCAAgaggcgggggcggcggcgaccaaGGAGAGGAAGATCCGTAAGGAGCAGAAGGCGGCCTCACCGCTTCTTCCCCCAAAACCTAATTtggaagagggggaggagggggccgggatggcgacgacgaagaagaagcagCAGAGGAGGAAGGAGATTATGCCGTCATCTCCTTGTGCCTCCGCCGCTAAAGCCCCGATCTTGGAGCCGGAGGGGAAGGTGACAAAGAAAAAACGGAAGAGGAGgatggagcaggagcaggagcaggagccatGGGGCAAATCGCCGTTGCCACTTCACTCCGGTCATGCCTGTAACCCATGCCTTCGCTCCCCCGCTCCCGAAATCCTAACGTTGACAGAGGCGGTGGCGATGATAAGGGAGAGGAACAGGCCTAGTAAAGAGCACAGGTTGGATGTGTTGCCTTTTGCCCAAAATCCTACCTTTGAGGAGGAgcgagggaagaagaagaagaaggagcacaaGCGTGTGGAGCAGAGGTTTCTATCTCCTTCTACATCTGTTGCTGCTGAGGCCCCAATTCGGGAGCAGGAGATGAAGATTATCAAGAAACAACCATCCGACCAATCCCAGGAGCCATCAGGCAACTCGCCATTGCCACTTCACCTCGGCCATGCCTGTAACCCTCTACCAGCTGCCCCACTCCTTCAGCCCCCGGCGCCCGAAATCCTAACGTTGACAGAGGCGGCGGCGATGATAAGGGAGATGAACAGGCCTAGTAAAGAGCACAAGGTGGAGGCGCTTCCTTTTGCCCCAAATCCTACCTTTGAGGAGGAgcgagggaagaagaagaagcacaagcGTGTGGAGCAGAGGTTTCTATCTCCTTCTACAGCTGTTGCTGCTGAGGCCCCAATTCGGGAGCAGGAGATGAAGATGATCAAGAAACAATCATCCGACCAATCCCAGGAGCCATCAGGCAACTCGCCGTTGCCACTTCACCTCGGCCATGCCTGTAACCCTCTACCAGCTGCCCCACGCCTTCAGCCCCCGGCGCCCGAAATCCTAACGTTGGCAGAGGCTGCGGGGATGATAAGGGAGAAGAACATGCCTAGTAAAGAGCTCAAGTTGGATGTGTTGCCTTTTGCCCCAAATCCTACCTTTGAGGAGGAgcgagggaagaagaagaagaaggagcacaaGCGCTTGGAGCAGAGGTTTCTATCTCCTTCTACATATGTTGCTGCTGAGGCCCCAATTCGGGAGCAGGAGATGAAGATGATCAAGAAACAACCATCTGACCAATCCCAGGAGCCATCAGGCAACTCGCCATTGCCATTTCACCTCGGCCATGCCTGTAACCCTCTACCAGCTGCCCCACTCCTTCAGCCCCCGGCGCCCGAAATCCTAACGTTGGCAGAGGCCGCGGCGATGATAAGGGAGAGGAACAGGCCTAGTAAAGAGCACAAGTTGGATGTGTTGCCTTTTGCCCAAAATCCTACATTTGAGGAGGAGCATGGGGAGGAGGCCatgatggcgaagaagaagaaaaagtgcaAGTGCGTGCAGCAGACATTTGTTGCTGCTGAAACTCCAATTCAGGAGCAGGAGGTGAAGGTGACCAAGAAACGGAAGCAGAGGAGGGGGCTGGAACCATCCAGCAACTTGCCGTTGCCACTTCACCCCAGCCATGTCTCCGTGCCCAAACTCGCTGCCCCATTCCTTCAGTCACCTGCTCCCGAAATTATAACGTTGGGAGAGGCGGGGGCGGCGGTGAAGATAGGGAAGAGAAAGATGCGTAAGGAGCAGAAGGTGGCTGCACTGTCTTTTGCCCAAAATCCCACCTTGGAGGAAAAGCAGGGGGAGGAGGCCATGACCGCGACGATTAAAAAGGAGCGCAAGCGTGTGGAGCAGATACTGTCATCTCCTACATCCGTTGTTGCTGAAACTCCAGTTCAGGAGCAGGAGGTGAAGGTGACCAAGAAACAGAAGCAGAGGAGGGCAACATTGCCACTTGACCCTTGCCAGAGTCGCTGTGTTCAATCACAAGGAGCCAAAACTCCACTAGAAGAAGAGGGAGAGAATGATGGCTGCAAGGGTATTAAAAAAAGCAACGGCAAGAAACCCCGTGTACGTGTCCTCAGCAAGCGTGAGCTTATCCAGGAGGCAAGAAAGCAGCCAAAGTTGCTGCCCGAAGGCTTTGTGCCCTTCAGcaattttgttgccagttgcacgGAGCAGAACGCTGACCGACCACCTTACAGTGCATTCTTCGACCAGTTCCGCTATAACCCTGTCTGCGAAGATCGCAGACCCCCACTTCCCAGAACCCCTGATCGTGTGGCCAGGTTGCCACCTCGGGGTTACTCATCATTTGAGTCATCTCAGCTTGCTGCAAATGAGGCTTCCAGGCCTGACACCACTCTCGCGTCCAAGACAAAGCAGCAAGATTCAGGTTCAGGATCACAAGAGAAAGTTAGTGTAGAAGTAAAGGAAAACCCTGAAAACAAGACGAGGGAGAAGAAGCAAAGGAAACTATCTGGCAAGTCACGATTGCCATTTGACCCCAGCCAGACTTGCTGTGTTCAGCTACAAGGAACCAAAGCTCTACCAGAAGAGGACCAAGAGACCTCCAAGGCTTTCAAGGCTAACAATTCTGTGGAGTCCAAGTCAAAGAAGGAAGATTCAGCTTCAGGCTCCACCTCGGGCTCACAGAAGAAACAAATTGTAAAAGAAAAGACAACCCCTGAGAAGAAGACGAGGATCAGCAAACGACGACCAGTGTTTACCGCTGCTGAGAAGCGCTCAGACAAATACCGGCGCGTTCCCTTGGACCAGCTGGTATCACCGCCACGCTCTCCTCATAATCTCTTGCAGGAGAAGTACGCTTCTGACCCGTGGAAGGTTATTCTCATCTGCGTGTTCCTCAACTTAACACAGGGTATACAG GTCAAGAGGATGTTGGAGGGCTTCTTTGAACGCTATCCTGACCCTTTGTCTGCAATTAACGCTGATCCTGACAAGATGGCGGAGTATCTAGCGCCTCTAGGGTTGAACAATGTGAGGACACGCAATATCAAGAAATTGTCCAAGCAGTATGTTGGAAATGAATGGACCCATGTTACGCAGCTTTGTGGCGTCGGCAA GTATGCAGCTGATGCTTATGCAATATTTTGTGCGGGTAGGGCGAGGGAGGTGGTACCTGATGATCACAAGTTAGTTGATTACTGGAATTATGTCTGCTTTGAGTTGCCCATGGCACAG ATGGATTAG
- the LOC123404642 gene encoding titin isoform X1: MSTAEAAESVATRQKKKKKPKLKHVEVGVARSQSPHASESLPAAPFLQTPTQSPAPGTPIPQEAGAAATKERKIRKEQKAASPLLPPKPNLEEGEEGAGMATTKKKQQRRKEIMPSSPCASAAKAPILEPEGKVTKKKRKRRMEQEQEQEPWGKSPLPLHSGHACNPCLRSPAPEILTLTEAVAMIRERNRPSKEHRLDVLPFAQNPTFEEERGKKKKKEHKRVEQRFLSPSTSVAAEAPIREQEMKIIKKQPSDQSQEPSGNSPLPLHLGHACNPLPAAPLLQPPAPEILTLTEAAAMIREMNRPSKEHKVEALPFAPNPTFEEERGKKKKHKRVEQRFLSPSTAVAAEAPIREQEMKMIKKQSSDQSQEPSGNSPLPLHLGHACNPLPAAPRLQPPAPEILTLAEAAGMIREKNMPSKELKLDVLPFAPNPTFEEERGKKKKKEHKRLEQRFLSPSTYVAAEAPIREQEMKMIKKQPSDQSQEPSGNSPLPFHLGHACNPLPAAPLLQPPAPEILTLAEAAAMIRERNRPSKEHKLDVLPFAQNPTFEEEHGEEAMMAKKKKKCKCVQQTFVAAETPIQEQEVKVTKKRKQRRGLEPSSNLPLPLHPSHVSVPKLAAPFLQSPAPEIITLGEAGAAVKIGKRKMRKEQKVAALSFAQNPTLEEKQGEEAMTATIKKERKRVEQILSSPTSVVAETPVQEQEVKVTKKQKQRRATLPLDPCQSRCVQSQGAKTPLEEEGENDGCKGIKKSNGKKPRVRVLSKRELIQEARKQPKLLPEGFVPFSNFVASCTEQNADRPPYSAFFDQFRYNPVCEDRRPPLPRTPDRVARLPPRGYSSFESSQLAANEASRPDTTLASKTKQQDSGSGSQEKVSVEVKENPENKTREKKQRKLSGKSRLPFDPSQTCCVQLQGTKALPEEDQETSKAFKANNSVESKSKKEDSASGSTSGSQKKQIVKEKTTPEKKTRISKRRPVFTAAEKRSDKYRRVPLDQLVSPPRSPHNLLQEKYASDPWKVILICVFLNLTQGIQVKRMLEGFFERYPDPLSAINADPDKMAEYLAPLGLNNVRTRNIKKLSKQYVGNEWTHVTQLCGVGKYAADAYAIFCAGRAREVVPDDHKLVDYWNYVCFELPMAQQMD, translated from the exons ATGTCCACGGCGGAGGCGGCGGAGAGTGTGGCGACgcggcagaagaagaagaagaagccgaaGCTGAAGCACGTGGAGGTGGGGGTGGCTCGGTCGCAGTCTCCCCATGCCTCCGAATCCCTGCCTGCTGCCCCGTTCCTTCAAACCCCAACCCAATCCCCGGCTCCCGGAACCCCAATCCCGCAAgaggcgggggcggcggcgaccaaGGAGAGGAAGATCCGTAAGGAGCAGAAGGCGGCCTCACCGCTTCTTCCCCCAAAACCTAATTtggaagagggggaggagggggccgggatggcgacgacgaagaagaagcagCAGAGGAGGAAGGAGATTATGCCGTCATCTCCTTGTGCCTCCGCCGCTAAAGCCCCGATCTTGGAGCCGGAGGGGAAGGTGACAAAGAAAAAACGGAAGAGGAGgatggagcaggagcaggagcaggagccatGGGGCAAATCGCCGTTGCCACTTCACTCCGGTCATGCCTGTAACCCATGCCTTCGCTCCCCCGCTCCCGAAATCCTAACGTTGACAGAGGCGGTGGCGATGATAAGGGAGAGGAACAGGCCTAGTAAAGAGCACAGGTTGGATGTGTTGCCTTTTGCCCAAAATCCTACCTTTGAGGAGGAgcgagggaagaagaagaagaaggagcacaaGCGTGTGGAGCAGAGGTTTCTATCTCCTTCTACATCTGTTGCTGCTGAGGCCCCAATTCGGGAGCAGGAGATGAAGATTATCAAGAAACAACCATCCGACCAATCCCAGGAGCCATCAGGCAACTCGCCATTGCCACTTCACCTCGGCCATGCCTGTAACCCTCTACCAGCTGCCCCACTCCTTCAGCCCCCGGCGCCCGAAATCCTAACGTTGACAGAGGCGGCGGCGATGATAAGGGAGATGAACAGGCCTAGTAAAGAGCACAAGGTGGAGGCGCTTCCTTTTGCCCCAAATCCTACCTTTGAGGAGGAgcgagggaagaagaagaagcacaagcGTGTGGAGCAGAGGTTTCTATCTCCTTCTACAGCTGTTGCTGCTGAGGCCCCAATTCGGGAGCAGGAGATGAAGATGATCAAGAAACAATCATCCGACCAATCCCAGGAGCCATCAGGCAACTCGCCGTTGCCACTTCACCTCGGCCATGCCTGTAACCCTCTACCAGCTGCCCCACGCCTTCAGCCCCCGGCGCCCGAAATCCTAACGTTGGCAGAGGCTGCGGGGATGATAAGGGAGAAGAACATGCCTAGTAAAGAGCTCAAGTTGGATGTGTTGCCTTTTGCCCCAAATCCTACCTTTGAGGAGGAgcgagggaagaagaagaagaaggagcacaaGCGCTTGGAGCAGAGGTTTCTATCTCCTTCTACATATGTTGCTGCTGAGGCCCCAATTCGGGAGCAGGAGATGAAGATGATCAAGAAACAACCATCTGACCAATCCCAGGAGCCATCAGGCAACTCGCCATTGCCATTTCACCTCGGCCATGCCTGTAACCCTCTACCAGCTGCCCCACTCCTTCAGCCCCCGGCGCCCGAAATCCTAACGTTGGCAGAGGCCGCGGCGATGATAAGGGAGAGGAACAGGCCTAGTAAAGAGCACAAGTTGGATGTGTTGCCTTTTGCCCAAAATCCTACATTTGAGGAGGAGCATGGGGAGGAGGCCatgatggcgaagaagaagaaaaagtgcaAGTGCGTGCAGCAGACATTTGTTGCTGCTGAAACTCCAATTCAGGAGCAGGAGGTGAAGGTGACCAAGAAACGGAAGCAGAGGAGGGGGCTGGAACCATCCAGCAACTTGCCGTTGCCACTTCACCCCAGCCATGTCTCCGTGCCCAAACTCGCTGCCCCATTCCTTCAGTCACCTGCTCCCGAAATTATAACGTTGGGAGAGGCGGGGGCGGCGGTGAAGATAGGGAAGAGAAAGATGCGTAAGGAGCAGAAGGTGGCTGCACTGTCTTTTGCCCAAAATCCCACCTTGGAGGAAAAGCAGGGGGAGGAGGCCATGACCGCGACGATTAAAAAGGAGCGCAAGCGTGTGGAGCAGATACTGTCATCTCCTACATCCGTTGTTGCTGAAACTCCAGTTCAGGAGCAGGAGGTGAAGGTGACCAAGAAACAGAAGCAGAGGAGGGCAACATTGCCACTTGACCCTTGCCAGAGTCGCTGTGTTCAATCACAAGGAGCCAAAACTCCACTAGAAGAAGAGGGAGAGAATGATGGCTGCAAGGGTATTAAAAAAAGCAACGGCAAGAAACCCCGTGTACGTGTCCTCAGCAAGCGTGAGCTTATCCAGGAGGCAAGAAAGCAGCCAAAGTTGCTGCCCGAAGGCTTTGTGCCCTTCAGcaattttgttgccagttgcacgGAGCAGAACGCTGACCGACCACCTTACAGTGCATTCTTCGACCAGTTCCGCTATAACCCTGTCTGCGAAGATCGCAGACCCCCACTTCCCAGAACCCCTGATCGTGTGGCCAGGTTGCCACCTCGGGGTTACTCATCATTTGAGTCATCTCAGCTTGCTGCAAATGAGGCTTCCAGGCCTGACACCACTCTCGCGTCCAAGACAAAGCAGCAAGATTCAGGTTCAGGATCACAAGAGAAAGTTAGTGTAGAAGTAAAGGAAAACCCTGAAAACAAGACGAGGGAGAAGAAGCAAAGGAAACTATCTGGCAAGTCACGATTGCCATTTGACCCCAGCCAGACTTGCTGTGTTCAGCTACAAGGAACCAAAGCTCTACCAGAAGAGGACCAAGAGACCTCCAAGGCTTTCAAGGCTAACAATTCTGTGGAGTCCAAGTCAAAGAAGGAAGATTCAGCTTCAGGCTCCACCTCGGGCTCACAGAAGAAACAAATTGTAAAAGAAAAGACAACCCCTGAGAAGAAGACGAGGATCAGCAAACGACGACCAGTGTTTACCGCTGCTGAGAAGCGCTCAGACAAATACCGGCGCGTTCCCTTGGACCAGCTGGTATCACCGCCACGCTCTCCTCATAATCTCTTGCAGGAGAAGTACGCTTCTGACCCGTGGAAGGTTATTCTCATCTGCGTGTTCCTCAACTTAACACAGGGTATACAG GTCAAGAGGATGTTGGAGGGCTTCTTTGAACGCTATCCTGACCCTTTGTCTGCAATTAACGCTGATCCTGACAAGATGGCGGAGTATCTAGCGCCTCTAGGGTTGAACAATGTGAGGACACGCAATATCAAGAAATTGTCCAAGCAGTATGTTGGAAATGAATGGACCCATGTTACGCAGCTTTGTGGCGTCGGCAA GTATGCAGCTGATGCTTATGCAATATTTTGTGCGGGTAGGGCGAGGGAGGTGGTACCTGATGATCACAAGTTAGTTGATTACTGGAATTATGTCTGCTTTGAGTTGCCCATGGCACAG CAGATGGATTAG